From a single Bacillus pumilus genomic region:
- a CDS encoding M24 family metallopeptidase → MNRMKSLSSWLKEKDIQGAFIHTKENVFYLSGYFTEPHERVMGLFVFQEAEPFFILPKMEIEQAKNAGWSGDIIGYEDHENPFDFIQSVLEKRGVRATRLAIEKESIPLQRAEQLQAATGSEIFVRAEEELNQLRLIKDESEIATLKKAAQLADEGVKIGVNALKEGITETEVLAVIEYELKKKGIQGMSFSTMVLFGEKSGEPHGNPGQAALKKGDFVLFDLGVIVDGYCSDITRTFIYQEASDKQKDIYQTVLNAEMAALEMSKPGVRIGDLDLKARGLITEAGYGEYFPHRLGHGLGVSVHEFPSMSHANDDLLQEGMVYTIEPGIYVPGVGGVRIEDDVLITADGPVTLTNYPKELTIIK, encoded by the coding sequence ATGAACCGTATGAAGAGCTTGTCTTCTTGGCTAAAGGAAAAAGACATTCAAGGTGCATTTATACATACAAAGGAAAATGTGTTTTATCTATCTGGATACTTCACAGAGCCGCATGAAAGAGTGATGGGTCTGTTTGTGTTTCAAGAGGCAGAGCCATTTTTCATTTTGCCTAAAATGGAAATCGAGCAGGCAAAAAATGCTGGTTGGTCAGGAGATATCATCGGGTATGAAGACCATGAAAATCCGTTTGACTTCATTCAGTCAGTCTTAGAAAAACGAGGCGTACGAGCGACTCGACTTGCGATTGAAAAAGAGTCGATTCCGCTTCAAAGAGCAGAGCAGCTCCAAGCTGCCACCGGGTCGGAAATTTTCGTCAGGGCAGAAGAAGAGCTCAACCAATTAAGACTGATTAAAGATGAATCTGAAATTGCAACACTGAAAAAAGCCGCTCAATTGGCAGATGAAGGGGTAAAAATTGGGGTGAATGCCTTAAAAGAAGGAATCACCGAAACTGAAGTACTCGCTGTCATTGAATATGAGTTGAAGAAAAAAGGCATTCAAGGCATGTCCTTTTCGACGATGGTTCTCTTTGGCGAAAAATCAGGCGAACCCCACGGAAATCCAGGGCAGGCAGCCTTAAAAAAAGGCGATTTTGTGTTATTTGACCTTGGTGTCATTGTTGATGGCTATTGTTCAGACATTACAAGAACATTCATCTATCAAGAAGCTTCTGACAAGCAAAAGGACATCTACCAAACTGTCTTGAACGCAGAAATGGCAGCACTTGAAATGAGTAAGCCAGGTGTAAGAATTGGTGACTTAGACTTAAAAGCACGAGGGCTGATTACAGAAGCTGGATATGGGGAGTACTTCCCGCACCGCCTTGGGCATGGTCTAGGGGTGTCTGTTCATGAGTTTCCTTCTATGAGCCACGCGAATGATGATCTTCTGCAAGAAGGCATGGTGTATACGATTGAACCGGGGATCTATGTTCCAGGAGTCGGCGGTGTGAGAATTGAAGATGATGTACTGATCACAGCAGATGGTCCAGTCACTTTAACCAATTACCCAAAAGAGCTGACGATCATCAAGTAA
- a CDS encoding LacI family DNA-binding transcriptional regulator — MSNIREIAKKAGVSVTTVSRVMNDHPYVKEEKRARVLHAMKELKYTRNIQAVHLAKGYSNMLGIVLPTIDHSYFSRLVTGIAEKAQSHGMHFALFQTGYDPIKEKEALMSLKERRVDGLIFCSNALSDRDILNWQESGPIIFCHPTPCENCSTVSIAHDQAFKEGLHHLASSGHQRIAIVLARIEGANSQSRIQAYQDMMKSLGQDIDEKWIIEGKLTLFDGKQLFSEWQEMKNRPTALFITNDDVSAGFLLEAQRHAIKAGELPAILGFQNDYLSEALGISSIDIPLKRMGQEAFDLFDRAIKGEAPEKRMLPFRLIERTTTVFKNNR; from the coding sequence ATGTCAAACATAAGGGAGATTGCGAAAAAAGCGGGCGTATCTGTCACAACCGTATCACGTGTGATGAATGATCATCCTTATGTCAAAGAAGAAAAACGAGCGCGTGTGCTGCATGCGATGAAAGAACTCAAGTATACGAGAAACATTCAGGCTGTGCATTTAGCAAAGGGATATTCGAATATGCTTGGCATTGTGCTCCCAACGATTGATCATTCTTATTTCAGCAGGCTTGTCACAGGGATTGCTGAAAAAGCGCAGTCGCATGGTATGCACTTTGCTTTGTTTCAAACAGGGTATGATCCTATAAAAGAAAAAGAAGCGTTAATGAGTTTAAAAGAACGACGTGTCGATGGATTAATCTTTTGCTCAAATGCGTTAAGTGACCGAGATATTTTAAACTGGCAGGAATCAGGTCCGATTATTTTTTGCCATCCTACGCCATGTGAAAACTGCTCCACGGTATCCATTGCGCATGATCAAGCATTTAAAGAAGGGCTGCACCATTTAGCATCAAGCGGACATCAGCGAATCGCGATTGTTTTAGCCAGAATAGAAGGGGCAAACAGCCAGTCGCGTATTCAAGCTTATCAAGATATGATGAAATCGCTCGGACAGGACATTGATGAAAAATGGATCATCGAGGGGAAGCTGACGCTTTTTGATGGAAAACAATTATTTTCAGAGTGGCAGGAGATGAAGAATCGCCCTACAGCACTATTCATCACAAATGACGACGTATCAGCAGGCTTTTTATTAGAGGCGCAGCGTCATGCCATAAAAGCAGGAGAATTACCAGCGATACTCGGCTTTCAAAATGATTATTTGAGTGAAGCTTTGGGAATTTCCAGCATTGATATTCCGCTGAAACGCATGGGGCAGGAAGCGTTTGACTTGTTCGACCGGGCGATAAAGGGAGAGGCACCAGAAAAAAGAATGCTACCATTTCGCCTAATCGAGCGAACGACAACCGTTTTCAAAAACAATCGTTGA
- the glcT gene encoding glucose PTS transporter transcription antiterminator GlcT, translating to MFMESFTVDKALNNNVIIARHPSYDEVVLIGKGIGFGKKSGDVLDQDTFEKMFVLKNTKEQTEYKQLLHHIDENMIELANDVIYHIREKMGHRLNEHIHIALTDHIAFSFKRVQQGYDITNPFMLETKSLYPKEYEVAKEVVELINERPDVETKLPEGEIGFIALHIHSALTNRPLSEVNRHSQLITQMVQVIEDSFHMKVDRESIHYLRLLRHITFSIERIKREESLEEPEKLLHLLKNEYPLCYNTAWKMIKILQHALKKPVQDAEAVYLTLHLYRLTSKIS from the coding sequence ATGTTCATGGAATCCTTCACCGTTGATAAAGCGTTAAATAATAATGTCATCATCGCAAGGCACCCTTCTTACGATGAAGTGGTTCTGATTGGAAAAGGAATCGGCTTCGGGAAAAAATCGGGTGACGTTCTCGATCAAGATACATTTGAAAAAATGTTTGTATTAAAAAACACAAAGGAACAAACAGAATATAAGCAGCTGCTTCATCACATTGATGAGAACATGATCGAGCTTGCCAATGACGTCATTTATCATATACGAGAAAAAATGGGACATCGTTTGAATGAGCATATTCATATTGCCCTGACTGACCATATTGCCTTTAGTTTTAAGCGGGTGCAGCAAGGATATGATATCACCAATCCCTTTATGCTTGAGACGAAGTCTCTATATCCAAAAGAATACGAGGTCGCAAAAGAAGTCGTTGAACTCATTAACGAGCGTCCTGATGTCGAAACAAAGCTGCCAGAAGGAGAGATTGGCTTTATTGCGCTCCATATTCACTCGGCTTTGACGAATCGGCCCTTATCTGAGGTAAACCGTCATTCGCAGCTTATTACGCAGATGGTCCAAGTCATAGAAGATTCATTTCATATGAAAGTAGACCGAGAAAGCATTCATTATTTACGCTTATTACGCCATATTACGTTTTCAATTGAGCGCATTAAACGGGAAGAATCATTAGAGGAGCCAGAAAAATTGCTTCATCTATTGAAAAATGAATATCCTTTATGCTACAATACTGCTTGGAAAATGATCAAAATTTTGCAACATGCATTGAAAAAGCCTGTACAGGATGCAGAGGCTGTCTACCTGACACTTCATCTGTACAGATTGACAAGTAAAATTTCATAG
- the ptsG gene encoding glucose-specific PTS transporter subunit IIBC, with protein sequence MFKSLFGVLQKIGRALMLPVAILPAAGILLALGNAMQNPQLIDVAQFLSNDTIQLVASVMENAGNIVFSNLPLLFAVGVAIGLANGDGVAGIAAIIGYLVMNVTMSAVLMANGSIPSDSIKLAKFFKESHPAYINMLGIPTLSTGVFGGIIVGVLAAYMFNKFYKIELPQYLGFFAGKRFVPIVTSISALILGLLMLVIWPPIQGALNSFSTGLLAANEPLAAFVFGVIERSLIPFGLHHIFYSPFWYEFFSYKSLSGELVRGDQRIFMAQIKDGVQLTAGTFMTGKYPFMMFGLPAAALAIYHEAKPKNKKLVAGIMGSAALTSFLTGITEPLEFSFLFVAPVLFAIHCVFAGLSFMIMDILNVKIGMTFSGGLIDFFLFGILPNRTAWWLVIPVGLVLAAIYYFGFRFAIRKFNLKTPGREDEAADGADSAKSEKGNDLPYEILEAMGDQENIKHLDACITRLRVTVNDQKKVDKDRLKKLGASGVLEVGNNIQAIFGPRSDNLKTQMQDIIAGRTPRPAKDPSAKEEVSQQVEEVIAKPLQNEQGEEIFASPITGELHPITDVPDQVFSGKMMGDGFAILPTDGTVVSPVKGKILNVFPTKHAIGLQSDGGLEILIHFGIDTVSLKGEGFVAFVQEGDQVEIGQKLLEVDIDKIKSEVPSLMTPIVFTNLSEGQFIDLQESGEIKAGQENIMKISK encoded by the coding sequence GTGTTTAAATCACTTTTTGGTGTGTTGCAAAAAATTGGACGAGCACTTATGCTTCCAGTTGCGATCCTTCCTGCCGCTGGTATTTTACTAGCACTTGGGAATGCGATGCAAAATCCGCAGCTGATTGATGTCGCTCAATTTTTAAGCAACGATACAATTCAGCTTGTTGCAAGTGTCATGGAAAATGCGGGGAACATTGTCTTCTCAAATCTTCCGCTCTTATTTGCTGTAGGGGTTGCCATCGGTCTTGCCAATGGAGACGGAGTGGCAGGGATTGCCGCAATTATCGGTTACCTTGTCATGAACGTGACGATGAGTGCCGTGTTAATGGCGAACGGCTCGATTCCATCCGATTCAATCAAATTGGCTAAGTTTTTCAAGGAAAGTCATCCAGCATATATTAATATGCTTGGCATTCCGACCTTGTCTACCGGCGTCTTCGGCGGGATTATTGTCGGGGTATTAGCAGCTTATATGTTCAATAAATTTTATAAAATTGAGCTTCCACAATATCTCGGCTTCTTTGCTGGAAAACGTTTTGTTCCAATCGTTACATCTATTTCTGCACTTATTTTAGGGCTTTTGATGCTCGTCATTTGGCCGCCAATCCAAGGTGCACTGAACTCGTTTTCAACAGGACTGCTTGCAGCGAATGAGCCGCTTGCTGCCTTTGTATTCGGTGTAATTGAACGCTCACTGATTCCGTTTGGTCTGCATCACATTTTCTACTCGCCATTCTGGTATGAGTTCTTTAGCTATAAGAGCTTATCAGGAGAGCTTGTCCGTGGTGATCAGCGTATCTTCATGGCGCAGATCAAAGATGGTGTTCAGCTGACAGCTGGTACATTCATGACAGGGAAATATCCGTTTATGATGTTTGGTCTGCCAGCAGCAGCACTAGCGATTTACCATGAAGCAAAACCAAAGAACAAAAAGCTTGTCGCTGGTATTATGGGATCAGCAGCCCTGACTTCTTTCTTAACAGGGATTACTGAACCGCTCGAATTCTCGTTCTTGTTTGTTGCACCAGTATTATTTGCCATCCACTGTGTATTTGCTGGATTATCCTTTATGATAATGGATATTCTAAACGTGAAAATCGGTATGACCTTCTCAGGAGGACTAATTGACTTCTTCCTATTCGGTATCTTGCCAAACAGAACCGCTTGGTGGCTTGTCATTCCAGTTGGTCTCGTACTTGCTGCTATTTATTACTTCGGATTTAGATTTGCCATTCGCAAATTTAATCTGAAAACGCCAGGCCGCGAGGATGAAGCAGCAGACGGTGCAGATAGTGCTAAGTCTGAAAAGGGTAATGACTTACCTTATGAAATTCTTGAAGCAATGGGTGACCAAGAAAACATCAAACACCTTGATGCTTGTATTACGCGTTTACGTGTCACTGTTAATGATCAGAAGAAAGTGGACAAGGACCGCTTGAAAAAGCTTGGCGCTTCAGGTGTTCTCGAAGTAGGGAACAACATTCAGGCCATTTTCGGTCCACGCTCTGATAATTTAAAAACACAAATGCAGGACATTATTGCAGGCCGCACGCCTCGCCCAGCGAAAGACCCTTCTGCAAAAGAAGAAGTCAGCCAGCAGGTCGAAGAAGTCATTGCAAAACCGCTTCAAAACGAGCAAGGTGAAGAAATCTTTGCTTCACCAATTACAGGGGAGCTTCATCCAATTACAGATGTACCAGATCAAGTATTCTCAGGGAAAATGATGGGTGACGGCTTCGCCATCTTGCCAACAGATGGAACGGTGGTTTCTCCAGTGAAAGGGAAGATCTTGAATGTATTCCCTACGAAGCACGCAATTGGCCTGCAATCTGACGGTGGACTTGAAATATTAATCCACTTCGGTATTGATACGGTCAGCCTCAAAGGAGAAGGATTTGTTGCATTTGTACAAGAGGGAGATCAAGTAGAAATCGGTCAAAAACTCTTAGAGGTTGATATTGATAAAATTAAGTCGGAAGTACCATCTTTGATGACACCAATTGTATTTACCAACTTAAGTGAAGGACAATTTATTGACCTTCAAGAATCCGGTGAAATCAAAGCTGGTCAAGAAAACATCATGAAAATTTCAAAATAA
- a CDS encoding phosphocarrier protein HPr, producing MAQQTFKVTADSGIHARPATVLVQTASKYDADINLEYNGKTVNLKSIMGVMSLGIAKGATITISASGSDENDALAALKDTMKSEGLGE from the coding sequence ATGGCTCAACAAACATTCAAAGTAACTGCAGATTCTGGAATTCACGCACGTCCTGCAACAGTTCTTGTACAAACTGCTAGTAAATATGATGCTGATATCAACTTAGAATATAATGGTAAAACAGTGAACCTGAAATCTATTATGGGTGTAATGTCTCTAGGAATTGCAAAAGGTGCTACAATCACAATCTCTGCTTCTGGTTCTGATGAAAATGATGCACTTGCTGCGCTTAAAGACACAATGAAAAGTGAAGGCCTAGGCGAGTAA
- the ptsP gene encoding phosphoenolpyruvate--protein phosphotransferase — MQQLKGIGASAGVAIAKAYRLEEPDLTVHQKDINDPETEVKRFEEAIHVSKQELEAIKEHALKELGQDKADIFSAHLLVLSDPELLNPVKDKINSDKVNAEFALKETATMFVTMFEAMDNEYMKERAADIRDVTKRVTGHLLGVDIPNPSMISEEVIIIAEDLTPSDTAQLNRQFVKGFATDIGGRTSHSAIMARSMEIPAVVGTKEATKTVKNNDLIIVDGISGDVIIQPSEDEVKAYQKKHEDYLAQKAEWAKLVDQPTVTKDGVHVELAANIGTPEDVKGVLENGGEAVGLYRTEFLYMGRDQLPTEEEQFDAYKTVLEKMEGKAVVVRTLDIGGDKELPYLQLPKEMNPFLGYRAIRLCLEEQEIFRTQLRALLRASTYGNLKIMFPMIATLSEFRQAKAILLEEKEALVAAGTVVSDSIEIGMMVEIPSTAVIADQFAKEVDFFSIGTNDLIQYTMAADRMNERVSYLYQPYNPAILRLITLVIEAAHKEGKWVGMCGEMAGDEIAIPLLLGLGLDEFSMSATSILPARTQLSKLSKEEAASFKEHILSLSTTEEVVDFVKKTFQQN, encoded by the coding sequence ATGCAACAACTGAAAGGAATCGGTGCTTCAGCAGGCGTTGCGATTGCAAAAGCATATCGTCTGGAAGAACCAGATTTAACAGTTCACCAAAAAGACATCAATGATCCAGAGACAGAAGTGAAGCGTTTTGAAGAAGCAATTCATGTTTCTAAACAAGAACTTGAAGCAATTAAAGAACATGCGCTAAAAGAGCTTGGCCAAGACAAAGCAGATATCTTTTCTGCACACCTTCTTGTGTTAAGTGATCCAGAGCTGCTAAACCCAGTAAAGGATAAAATCAACTCTGATAAAGTAAATGCTGAATTTGCTTTAAAAGAAACAGCGACAATGTTTGTCACAATGTTCGAAGCAATGGACAATGAATACATGAAGGAACGTGCAGCGGATATTCGCGACGTAACTAAACGTGTAACTGGACATTTGCTAGGCGTTGACATTCCGAATCCAAGCATGATTTCTGAAGAAGTCATCATCATTGCTGAAGATTTAACACCTTCCGATACAGCTCAGCTGAACAGACAATTTGTCAAAGGTTTTGCGACAGATATTGGCGGTCGTACTTCTCACTCAGCTATTATGGCAAGATCAATGGAGATTCCAGCCGTTGTTGGGACAAAAGAAGCAACAAAAACGGTCAAAAACAATGATCTGATCATTGTTGATGGTATTAGCGGAGACGTCATCATTCAGCCTTCTGAAGATGAAGTGAAAGCGTATCAAAAAAAGCATGAAGACTACTTAGCTCAAAAAGCGGAATGGGCGAAACTTGTTGATCAGCCAACGGTCACAAAAGACGGCGTTCACGTAGAGCTAGCGGCAAATATCGGAACACCTGAAGATGTAAAAGGTGTACTTGAAAATGGCGGCGAAGCAGTTGGATTGTACCGTACTGAATTTTTATACATGGGCAGAGATCAGCTTCCTACAGAAGAAGAGCAGTTCGATGCGTATAAAACCGTTTTAGAGAAAATGGAAGGGAAAGCAGTGGTTGTTCGCACACTAGATATTGGTGGCGATAAAGAACTTCCTTACTTGCAGCTTCCAAAAGAAATGAACCCGTTCCTTGGCTATAGAGCCATCCGCCTTTGCCTTGAAGAACAGGAGATTTTCAGAACACAACTACGCGCCTTACTTCGTGCAAGTACATATGGAAACTTGAAAATCATGTTCCCTATGATCGCGACGTTATCAGAATTTAGACAAGCAAAAGCCATTTTACTTGAAGAAAAAGAAGCATTGGTTGCCGCTGGCACAGTCGTTTCTGATTCCATTGAAATCGGAATGATGGTTGAAATTCCATCAACTGCTGTCATCGCAGACCAATTTGCAAAAGAAGTTGATTTCTTCAGTATTGGAACGAATGACTTAATTCAATACACAATGGCTGCTGATCGAATGAACGAACGAGTGTCTTATCTTTATCAGCCTTACAATCCAGCAATTTTACGTCTAATTACGCTTGTCATTGAAGCAGCGCATAAAGAAGGTAAATGGGTTGGCATGTGCGGAGAGATGGCTGGAGATGAAATCGCAATCCCTCTTCTACTTGGATTAGGATTAGACGAATTCTCAATGAGTGCAACATCTATTCTTCCAGCAAGAACACAGCTAAGCAAGCTTTCTAAGGAAGAAGCTGCATCATTTAAAGAACATATCTTATCACTTAGCACAACAGAAGAAGTCGTTGATTTCGTCAAGAAAACATTTCAACAGAACTAA
- a CDS encoding transcriptional regulator SplA domain-containing protein: MEVTRLPFSDYKPGDQVYVIYRNPHAANVAQIKEAEIVSHPYNEEELALFLLETYHPLAPDDAVFPTYEEAEALYQDLFE; this comes from the coding sequence ATGGAGGTGACCAGATTGCCTTTCTCAGACTATAAACCGGGTGATCAAGTATATGTGATTTATCGAAATCCACATGCAGCAAACGTAGCACAAATCAAAGAAGCAGAAATCGTTTCACATCCTTATAATGAAGAAGAGCTTGCCCTATTTTTACTGGAAACGTATCATCCTCTAGCCCCTGATGATGCGGTCTTTCCGACATATGAAGAAGCAGAAGCTCTTTATCAAGATTTGTTTGAATAA
- the splB gene encoding spore photoproduct lyase — MIKPFVPQLVYIEPRALEYPLGQELKEKFEGMGIEIRETTSHNQVRNIPGKNDLQKYRNAKSTLVIGVRKTLKFDTSKPSAEYAIPFATGCMGHCHYCYLQTTMGSKPYIRTYVNVEEILDQAEQYMNERAPDITRFEASCTSDIVGIDHLTHTLKRAIEYFGQTDLGKLRFVTKFHHVDHLLDAKHNGRTRFRFSINADYVIKYFEPGTSPLDQRIEAAVKVAKAGYPLGFIIAPIYIHEGWQEGYKVLFEKLDAALPKDVRHDITFEMIQHRFTKPAKRVIQKNYPKSKLELDEEKRRYKWGRYGIGKYIYQKDEEQELRETLESYIDQYFPNAKIEYFT; from the coding sequence ATGATCAAACCTTTTGTCCCCCAGCTTGTGTATATTGAACCACGGGCGCTAGAATACCCGTTAGGACAAGAGCTGAAGGAAAAGTTCGAGGGTATGGGTATTGAAATAAGAGAAACGACTTCACATAACCAAGTAAGAAATATTCCGGGTAAAAATGACCTGCAAAAGTACCGTAATGCAAAATCAACGCTTGTCATTGGTGTGAGGAAAACGTTGAAGTTTGATACGTCTAAACCATCTGCAGAGTATGCGATCCCATTTGCGACAGGCTGTATGGGTCATTGCCACTATTGCTATTTGCAAACGACGATGGGAAGTAAGCCTTACATTCGAACGTACGTCAATGTTGAAGAAATATTGGATCAAGCGGAGCAGTACATGAACGAGCGGGCACCGGACATCACAAGATTTGAAGCTTCGTGTACGTCAGACATCGTCGGAATCGACCATTTGACACATACACTAAAGCGAGCGATTGAATACTTCGGTCAAACCGATCTAGGGAAGCTTCGCTTTGTGACCAAATTTCATCATGTCGATCACTTATTAGATGCAAAACATAATGGGCGGACCAGATTCCGCTTTAGTATCAATGCGGATTATGTCATTAAATATTTTGAACCTGGCACATCACCGCTAGATCAGCGGATTGAAGCAGCTGTTAAGGTTGCAAAAGCTGGCTATCCTCTTGGCTTTATTATTGCCCCGATTTACATTCACGAAGGATGGCAGGAAGGATATAAAGTTCTTTTTGAAAAGCTTGATGCAGCCCTTCCTAAAGATGTGAGGCACGATATCACCTTCGAAATGATCCAGCATCGTTTTACAAAACCAGCGAAGCGTGTGATCCAAAAAAACTATCCGAAATCAAAATTAGAATTAGATGAAGAAAAAAGAAGATACAAGTGGGGTAGATATGGGATTGGGAAATATATCTACCAAAAAGATGAGGAACAAGAACTAAG